Proteins from a single region of Funiculus sociatus GB2-C1:
- a CDS encoding response regulator, with amino-acid sequence MNNQPISILLVDDEPRFRQGLRTLLGFLGTNDSLKFDVVGEAASVEQALKLTVEQKPAMILLDMELPPGDGITALLSLREMSYKGKVLVLSGHREDEWVFRAMQAGACGYVFKDRVATQLCEAITTVMKEEVYLSPEVATCFFRLFNFYAGRSLSAGKAIHLTEREQEVLHWLVEGSSNEEIARHLYITVATVKAHLTAIFEKLSVTSRTQAIVKALKLGLVSA; translated from the coding sequence ATGAATAACCAGCCAATTTCTATTTTGTTAGTGGATGATGAACCACGCTTTCGTCAAGGGTTAAGAACTTTACTAGGATTCTTAGGTACTAACGACTCTTTAAAATTCGATGTTGTTGGCGAAGCTGCTAGTGTAGAGCAAGCATTAAAATTAACTGTAGAACAAAAACCAGCGATGATTTTGCTGGATATGGAATTGCCACCAGGGGATGGAATTACTGCCTTGCTGAGTCTCAGAGAAATGTCCTATAAAGGGAAAGTGCTGGTTCTCTCAGGACATCGGGAAGACGAATGGGTATTTCGAGCAATGCAAGCAGGTGCTTGCGGCTATGTGTTTAAAGATCGCGTAGCTACCCAACTGTGTGAAGCAATTACCACAGTAATGAAAGAAGAAGTGTATTTATCGCCAGAAGTTGCAACCTGCTTTTTCCGTTTGTTTAACTTTTATGCAGGGCGCTCGTTGAGCGCAGGTAAAGCTATTCACCTAACTGAACGAGAGCAAGAAGTTCTACACTGGTTAGTTGAAGGATCTTCAAATGAAGAAATTGCCCGGCATCTTTACATCACAGTTGCTACAGTCAAAGCTCACCTGACAGCTATATTTGAAAAATTAAGTGTCACGAGTCGCACACAAGCAATTGTAAAAGCCTTAAAACTTGGATTAGTTAGTGCTTAA
- a CDS encoding DUF4255 domain-containing protein, translating into MSNYLAIATVTAALQRTLQAVVQVDVDGARVTMVRPSNLGSGTPETGVNLYLYQVTLNSVWRNNADVRNRNRKGEMAKRSHNALDLHYMISFYGNEVELEPQRLLGSVVRTLKDQSTLTQEMIWDTIADSNFTYLADSNLSEQVEEIDFVPMDLSLEDLSKVWSVFFQTPYTLSVAYRATVVIIEGEESAQKALPVRDYNFSGVMPFPNQPVIDRVVSQAGRFQPISADSTLVIWGKHLKSSITQVRLGEVEVTPSEVQDNQIVLSLSSFPASSLQAGVQSLQVIHRISTGTEAVSMGVESAATSRGNSTPTLSLQRSLQRGVESNVAPFVLRPTITEVSVSNIQESRDELHSADVIVQVNVTIGNKQRVVMALNERSINNPVAYLFDALPRRNDTNLVTVPVRDVKPGEYLVRLHVDGAESLLSVDMDKGSPTFQQFISPKVIIS; encoded by the coding sequence ATGAGCAATTACTTAGCGATCGCTACTGTCACCGCTGCCTTGCAAAGAACTTTGCAGGCTGTAGTACAAGTAGACGTAGATGGCGCAAGAGTGACAATGGTACGACCTAGTAACTTGGGGAGTGGCACGCCAGAAACAGGAGTGAATCTGTATCTTTATCAAGTGACGCTCAATTCCGTGTGGCGAAACAACGCTGATGTGCGGAATCGCAACCGTAAAGGAGAAATGGCCAAGCGATCGCACAATGCCTTAGATTTGCATTACATGATCAGTTTCTATGGCAATGAAGTTGAGTTAGAACCGCAACGACTTTTAGGCAGCGTAGTCCGTACCCTCAAGGATCAATCGACTTTGACACAGGAGATGATTTGGGACACAATCGCCGATTCTAACTTTACCTACTTGGCTGACTCTAACCTCTCCGAACAGGTAGAAGAAATTGACTTTGTGCCGATGGATCTATCTTTAGAAGATTTATCCAAAGTTTGGTCGGTATTCTTTCAAACTCCCTACACCCTGTCAGTCGCCTACCGCGCTACTGTAGTGATAATCGAAGGGGAAGAGTCAGCCCAAAAAGCGCTACCAGTGCGCGACTACAACTTTAGCGGTGTGATGCCGTTCCCAAATCAGCCAGTGATAGATCGGGTTGTGTCCCAAGCTGGAAGGTTTCAGCCGATCTCGGCAGACAGCACATTGGTGATATGGGGTAAGCATTTGAAGAGTAGTATTACTCAAGTGCGCTTGGGTGAGGTGGAGGTGACACCCTCAGAGGTTCAGGATAACCAGATTGTCTTGTCCCTCTCCTCGTTCCCTGCTTCTTCCCTACAGGCAGGTGTACAAAGTTTGCAGGTGATTCACCGCATCTCAACCGGGACAGAAGCAGTATCGATGGGAGTTGAGTCAGCAGCAACTTCTAGAGGCAACTCGACACCAACATTAAGCTTACAGCGAAGTCTCCAACGCGGTGTGGAGTCAAATGTTGCACCTTTTGTGCTGCGTCCAACCATAACAGAGGTTAGCGTCTCAAATATACAAGAAAGTAGAGATGAGTTGCACTCAGCTGATGTGATAGTGCAAGTCAATGTCACCATTGGCAACAAGCAGCGAGTGGTTATGGCGCTGAATGAACGGTCAATTAATAATCCTGTGGCTTATCTTTTCGATGCCTTGCCACGTCGAAATGATACTAACCTGGTGACTGTTCCGGTGCGAGATGTGAAGCCTGGGGAGTATCTGGTGCGTTTGCACGTAGATGGGGCAGAAAGTCTGCTGAGTGTAGATATGGACAAGGGCAGCCCAACATTTCAGCAGTTTATTAGTCCGAAGGTAATAATTTCATGA
- a CDS encoding ATP-binding protein — protein MNVTATNNLQQANQHSLMAALAPVHQALQRQARLAQGKPDKEQEEEYFSPRNGLSPHGALEKLCTTFGLSDFERDVLLLCVGMELDASWASLCAIAQGVQERVYPTFSLALTILPNPEWSALTPNAPLRRWRLLEVGSGNALTTAPLRIDEQILHYIAGVQHLDERLMGIVEPVAAVNILVPSHHQLAQRLAQTWVEASQEAVLPIICLCGDDVASMQAIALKACELLEMNLNAIFASTVPTGINELNNLMRLWEREAVLSNSVLLLEWDETDAGEGLRESAIATMVERIRSPLVIISRDRRKQRQRPLIAIEVPKATPNEQRAIWQAALGDAAISLNGHVETLVSHFTLSATTIYAACAEAKGKLATQAEAESPIHNQLWDTCRIQARSRLNDLAQPIIPGASWDELVLPETQRQVLRDIAAHVRQRARVYESWGFAGKGGRGLGISALFAGASGTGKTMAAEVIAGELRLDLYRIDLSSVISKYIGETEKNLRRVFDAAEAGGAILLFDEADALFGKRSEVKDSHDRHANIEVSYLLQRMESYRGLAILTTNLKGSLDQAFLRRIRFIVQFSFPDANQRAEIWQRIFPSKTPTQGLEARKLAQLNVAGGNIRNIALNAAFIAADAGEAVGMKHVLQAAKSEYVKLERPLTDTEVKGWV, from the coding sequence ATGAATGTCACGGCTACTAACAACTTGCAGCAAGCTAACCAGCACTCCTTGATGGCAGCACTGGCTCCGGTGCATCAAGCGTTACAACGTCAAGCGCGGCTGGCGCAAGGGAAGCCGGACAAGGAACAGGAGGAAGAATATTTTTCGCCTCGAAATGGGCTTTCGCCTCATGGGGCATTGGAGAAGCTTTGCACAACTTTTGGGCTGTCGGATTTTGAGCGGGATGTGCTGCTGTTGTGCGTTGGGATGGAACTTGATGCTAGTTGGGCTAGCTTGTGCGCGATCGCTCAAGGTGTCCAAGAGCGGGTGTATCCTACTTTTAGTTTGGCTCTAACAATTTTACCAAACCCGGAATGGAGTGCTTTAACGCCTAACGCTCCTTTACGTCGGTGGCGGCTGCTTGAAGTTGGATCGGGGAATGCACTCACCACTGCACCCCTGCGAATTGACGAGCAGATACTGCACTATATTGCTGGCGTGCAGCATCTCGATGAGCGACTGATGGGCATTGTGGAGCCTGTCGCCGCTGTTAACATTTTAGTGCCGTCGCACCATCAACTAGCTCAAAGGCTTGCTCAGACATGGGTTGAGGCATCACAGGAAGCGGTTTTACCGATTATCTGTTTGTGTGGCGACGACGTTGCCAGTATGCAAGCGATCGCTTTGAAAGCCTGCGAACTTTTAGAAATGAATCTGAACGCCATCTTTGCCAGCACTGTTCCCACTGGCATCAACGAACTTAATAACCTAATGCGACTGTGGGAACGGGAAGCTGTTTTGAGTAATAGTGTGCTGTTACTGGAATGGGACGAAACCGATGCAGGGGAGGGACTGCGAGAAAGCGCGATCGCAACTATGGTAGAGCGCATCCGTTCTCCATTGGTAATTATCAGTCGCGATCGCCGCAAACAACGTCAGCGTCCCCTAATCGCCATTGAAGTTCCCAAAGCAACCCCGAACGAACAGCGAGCAATTTGGCAAGCTGCCTTGGGCGATGCAGCCATTAGCTTAAACGGACACGTCGAAACCTTAGTTTCCCATTTCACCCTCAGCGCCACCACAATTTACGCTGCTTGTGCAGAAGCAAAAGGAAAGCTTGCAACTCAGGCAGAAGCAGAATCCCCGATTCACAATCAATTATGGGATACTTGCCGCATTCAAGCGCGATCGCGTCTCAATGACCTGGCTCAACCGATTATCCCAGGAGCCAGTTGGGATGAGCTAGTATTGCCAGAGACACAACGCCAAGTTCTGCGCGATATTGCCGCCCACGTCCGCCAACGCGCCAGGGTTTACGAAAGTTGGGGATTTGCCGGGAAAGGCGGACGCGGCTTAGGCATCAGCGCTTTATTTGCTGGTGCCAGCGGTACAGGTAAAACAATGGCAGCAGAGGTAATAGCTGGAGAATTGCGGCTAGACCTTTACCGCATTGACTTGAGTTCCGTCATCAGCAAATACATCGGCGAGACAGAGAAGAACTTGCGGCGCGTATTTGACGCTGCTGAAGCTGGTGGGGCAATTCTGCTATTCGATGAAGCTGATGCTTTATTCGGCAAGCGTTCTGAGGTCAAAGACAGCCACGACCGTCATGCCAATATTGAAGTCAGCTACCTGTTACAGCGTATGGAATCATACCGAGGTTTGGCAATTCTCACCACCAATCTAAAAGGTTCGCTGGATCAAGCTTTTCTGCGCCGGATTCGTTTTATCGTCCAATTTTCCTTCCCTGATGCTAATCAGAGAGCCGAAATATGGCAACGCATCTTTCCCAGTAAAACACCAACACAGGGGCTAGAGGCACGTAAATTGGCACAGTTGAATGTCGCTGGCGGTAACATCCGCAATATTGCTTTGAATGCAGCTTTTATCGCAGCTGATGCGGGGGAGGCTGTGGGTATGAAACACGTTTTACAAGCTGCCAAGAGCGAATATGTAAAGCTAGAAAGACCTCTGACGGATACGGAAGTGAAAGGCTGGGTGTAA
- a CDS encoding Nif11-like leader peptide family natural product precursor has protein sequence MAKEEVTKLFKAVQADPALKEKLNSAPNLEAFVKMAEESGYSFTVEEWNAVTGFVVEELEGELSEIPGL, from the coding sequence ATGGCAAAAGAAGAAGTTACAAAACTTTTCAAAGCTGTTCAAGCTGACCCGGCTTTAAAGGAGAAGCTTAACTCTGCACCTAATTTGGAAGCATTTGTCAAGATGGCTGAAGAATCTGGCTATAGCTTCACCGTGGAAGAATGGAATGCGGTTACTGGCTTTGTTGTGGAAGAATTGGAGGGTGAATTATCAGAAATTCCTGGGTTGTAA
- a CDS encoding substrate-binding domain-containing protein, translating to MALTNIPKILLREYLSRNAPPIRLTQYNWLSRYQWLAPIVDEIKTELDPPTPEEQTALVDAPPQFTAPVHSFESHYSIESHYRYYRCKYSDPLACNLPQQTLQREPTAKYCLECGFPATLPEKSEIRGRRGRYRVETLVGKRGMGRLYQGTQLSDQQPIVIKEYLLPNRSFSQEETRQRKQTFELVAGLSLADGRVQDLRLRQPWDAISDGLEERCYLITNGNLDTSPTLSAYLSASGAMTSWQVRLVLNQVLQTLESLHGQKFSLPSGQVQQGMAHGNISLDSLLYVGDKEKFFIHLCDLALWERLFEPPNTEIIIPMPAQDLVALGYVGFYLLVGRSLDPSHQLIDPRDERQWPPVEPHLKTFILRLIGLDVTFESAEEARLALLKLPPDQHIDILVVETASPEDDQAKLRRPPYWLFGILGLSLLGIFVWALIPKSQAGNLTDNDFLTCCIKDISAIPGGKFNYTAEEAGTWSYILRHANIISQDKTLEEKLLERQPKLQLNYQPEPSGEAAIAKVMSGKANFAISGLVNELAPELKSKEVAYDGLVVFVAFSYAKRDKSLPQALKGQITFEQLRKLYTGEITSWKQLGGPDIPVRLYIPKETEAVRIFEQRVLKNDQEIALFRRLIQKGEQPPPLFKNPYAQEIKQMSTFETLRQVIRDFEDDEVGGIAFGTLSKVFGQCSAYPLALIDKNKTAVQALIQDNGNPVNPTTDLCDDKGSYRPNVEVFRNRSYPLGYPIAVVYSGDNSRPPVGQKFAELLRTREAQRLLSKAGLVPLQPLPPN from the coding sequence GTGGCGCTGACAAACATTCCCAAAATTTTACTTAGAGAGTATCTGAGCAGAAATGCACCTCCAATCAGGCTTACCCAATACAATTGGTTAAGCCGATACCAATGGCTGGCACCAATAGTTGATGAAATCAAAACCGAACTAGATCCGCCAACCCCAGAAGAACAAACCGCCCTTGTTGACGCACCGCCACAATTTACCGCGCCAGTCCACTCATTTGAATCCCACTACTCAATTGAATCCCACTACAGATACTATCGTTGCAAGTATAGCGATCCCTTAGCCTGTAACTTGCCGCAACAGACCCTCCAGCGAGAGCCAACAGCCAAGTATTGTTTAGAATGCGGTTTTCCAGCTACCTTACCGGAAAAAAGTGAAATTCGGGGACGGCGCGGCAGATATCGAGTAGAAACTTTAGTCGGAAAGCGCGGTATGGGCCGTCTGTACCAGGGAACCCAACTTTCCGATCAGCAGCCGATTGTCATTAAAGAATACCTGCTCCCCAACCGTTCCTTCAGCCAAGAAGAAACCCGCCAGCGCAAGCAAACCTTTGAGCTAGTAGCAGGTTTGAGTCTAGCAGATGGAAGAGTTCAGGATTTGCGCCTGCGTCAGCCTTGGGATGCCATTTCTGACGGGCTTGAGGAACGCTGCTACCTCATTACCAACGGCAATTTAGATACATCCCCAACCCTCAGCGCCTACCTGTCCGCCAGTGGTGCGATGACCAGTTGGCAAGTGCGCCTAGTTCTCAACCAAGTGTTGCAAACCCTGGAATCTCTCCACGGTCAAAAGTTTAGCCTGCCTTCCGGCCAGGTGCAGCAGGGAATGGCTCATGGCAATATCAGCCTTGATAGTTTGCTATACGTAGGAGACAAGGAGAAATTTTTTATACATCTGTGCGACTTGGCTCTCTGGGAACGCTTGTTTGAGCCGCCAAACACCGAAATCATTATTCCCATGCCTGCCCAAGATTTAGTAGCATTGGGATATGTGGGCTTTTACCTGTTGGTAGGGCGATCGCTTGACCCTTCCCATCAGCTTATTGACCCCAGAGATGAGCGACAATGGCCTCCCGTAGAGCCTCACCTGAAGACGTTTATCCTTCGTCTTATCGGGCTAGATGTGACTTTTGAAAGTGCCGAAGAAGCGCGACTCGCTCTATTGAAATTGCCCCCAGATCAACATATTGATATTTTAGTTGTAGAAACAGCGTCACCAGAAGACGACCAAGCCAAGCTGCGTCGCCCTCCCTACTGGCTCTTTGGTATCCTGGGATTGAGTTTGTTAGGAATATTTGTTTGGGCGCTAATCCCCAAATCCCAAGCCGGAAATCTTACCGATAACGACTTTCTAACTTGCTGCATCAAGGACATCTCTGCTATTCCTGGTGGTAAATTTAATTACACAGCGGAAGAAGCGGGAACCTGGAGCTATATACTGCGACACGCAAACATAATATCCCAGGATAAAACTTTAGAAGAAAAGCTCCTAGAACGTCAGCCAAAATTACAGCTAAATTATCAACCAGAGCCTTCAGGAGAAGCAGCAATAGCAAAAGTAATGTCCGGAAAAGCAAACTTTGCCATCTCCGGTCTGGTTAATGAATTGGCACCAGAGCTGAAATCGAAAGAAGTTGCCTATGATGGTTTGGTAGTGTTTGTTGCCTTCAGCTATGCCAAAAGGGATAAGAGCCTTCCACAGGCTTTAAAAGGGCAGATTACTTTTGAGCAATTGCGTAAACTCTACACAGGCGAAATTACAAGCTGGAAACAGCTAGGCGGCCCCGATATACCAGTAAGACTTTATATTCCCAAAGAAACTGAGGCAGTACGAATCTTTGAGCAACGAGTCCTCAAAAATGACCAAGAAATTGCTTTATTTAGAAGATTAATTCAAAAAGGCGAGCAGCCACCACCTTTGTTTAAAAATCCGTACGCGCAAGAAATTAAACAGATGTCCACTTTTGAGACTCTGCGACAGGTGATTCGAGATTTCGAGGATGATGAAGTTGGGGGAATTGCTTTTGGTACGCTCAGCAAAGTTTTCGGTCAATGTTCAGCTTATCCTCTGGCTTTAATAGATAAAAATAAGACGGCGGTACAGGCTTTAATTCAAGACAACGGTAATCCCGTAAATCCCACAACAGACTTGTGCGATGATAAAGGAAGTTATCGCCCTAACGTCGAAGTTTTCAGAAATAGAAGCTATCCCTTGGGATATCCCATTGCTGTAGTTTATTCTGGAGATAACAGTCGTCCCCCGGTCGGTCAAAAGTTTGCTGAGCTACTGAGAACCCGCGAAGCACAACGCCTGCTAAGTAAAGCAGGCCTGGTGCCTTTGCAACCGCTACCACCAAATTAA
- a CDS encoding phage tail protein, giving the protein MALPLPQSQPSVSNQNNGQNKNGTSTRELNYVTANRFYVEIQSNITACFTECQGLGVTIKAEKRLEGGVNDQQRIILGQAEFSDVTLKRGITNDLTFWNWISKILSDVGRNKGNNLPKKERRNVNILVFNQAGETMQCWTLIGAVPVSWKAPALNADSGTVAIEELTLAYESLQVDNSRAGGSSISGGRDKLGYFA; this is encoded by the coding sequence ATGGCACTTCCATTGCCACAATCACAGCCATCTGTGTCAAATCAGAATAACGGACAGAATAAAAATGGCACAAGCACTCGCGAACTGAACTACGTTACAGCCAATCGCTTTTATGTAGAAATTCAGAGTAACATTACTGCCTGTTTCACAGAGTGCCAAGGCTTGGGTGTCACTATAAAAGCTGAAAAACGTTTGGAAGGTGGTGTCAACGACCAACAGAGAATTATTCTGGGTCAGGCAGAATTTTCTGATGTGACGCTCAAACGTGGCATCACAAATGATTTAACCTTCTGGAATTGGATTAGTAAAATATTGAGCGATGTTGGACGCAATAAAGGTAATAATTTGCCGAAAAAAGAACGCCGCAACGTCAATATTCTAGTTTTTAACCAGGCAGGAGAAACGATGCAGTGTTGGACGCTAATCGGTGCCGTTCCGGTTTCTTGGAAAGCACCAGCATTAAACGCCGATTCTGGCACAGTGGCTATTGAAGAGTTGACTCTAGCATACGAAAGTTTGCAAGTTGATAACTCCCGTGCTGGCGGCTCCTCGATTTCTGGCGGACGCGATAAATTGGGATACTTCGCCTAG